The genomic region TCGGGCTTCGCGCCTGCGCGGCGCACCCGGATGGACGACGGGCTGATGGACATCCGGATCCTGGAGACCGGTCGGCGGTTCAGCAGGTTGCGGATCCTGGTCTCGGTGGCGCTCGGCCGCCTCGAGCGCAGCCCGCTCTATCACGAACTTCGTGTGCCCGAGTTCGAGTTCACCTCGGTTGACGGGCCGACGGTGCTGGCCCACGACGGAGAGGTCGGCACCAGGGTGACGAAGGCGAGTTTCAAGGTGCGATACCGGGCGCTGCCGGTGTTTCGTCCGCTTCCCTGAGGCGGGTCAACGGCGGCACGGTCAGCAGGCATAACACGAAATACGCGTAGCCGAGCGCCCATCCGGCCAGCACGTCGGACGGGTGGTGCACGTTGAGCACGACGCGGCCGACGCCGATCAGGACGACGACCGCCGCGCCAAGGGCGACGAGCCAACCGCGCAGCGACGGCCGGACGGTCGGCAGGCCGACCGTCAGCAGCGCCAGGACGGCGACCAGCACGCCGAGGGCGTGGCCGGACGGAAACGCGGTGCCCAGCGCGGACACGAAGGCGGTGGCGGGTCGGGGGCGGTCGGCCGCTGCCTTGGCCGCTTCCGTGACCAGTCCGGCGAGGACAACGCTGACCAGCAGGAACATCGCGATGCGCGCCTTGCGCCGCACCAGGGCGACGACGATCAACACGATGGTGAACAACCGGAGGGCCCCGGGTCCCAGGACGGTGCAGAACACATCCCACGCCTGCACCCAGTCCGGGCGCGACTCCCCGCGCTCGTAGGACATCTGCAGCGCCGCGGAATCCAGCGTCGACAGCCAGTCCCATTGCAGGGCCAAACCGGTCCACAGGATCGCGTAGACCGCCACCGCGGACACCGCCGAGGCGGTGAGCCAGCGCTTGTGCGGTGCCATGGCTCCACCTCTACCACCGGTTCGCGGGGACGGTTAGGGTGGCTGCTCATGCCCGTGATTCTGCGCAAGCTGCTGCGCATCGGCGGTCTGCCCGACGAGATGCGCGTCGACATCGAGCCTGAAGGCGTGCTGTTCCTCGCCGAGTATGTCCCGGTGATGCGGCAGTTCAGCGGCAAGATCCCCGGCAGGCGTTCACTCGGCAAGGTCAGCAGCTACGTCGGATCGTTGGCGCTGACCGAACAACGTGTCCTGGCGACGCTGTCGACGGTTCCGAAGTTGGCCGGCCGCACCGTCGATCATCGCTGGGACGCGCCTCAGTCGGGCGCCGTCACGGCTGAGTTGTCCAGGAGCGGGCTGACCCTCGAGGTCGACATCAACGCCGTCGATCCGCGGTTCTCCGGCACGCTGGCCATGCACTACAAAGTGGACATCCCGCAGGAAGTGATCGATCGGTTGCCGCGCCGTTCACTGGCCTTCAACGTGTCGCCCGAGTACGTCTTCCGCGCGGTCGGCGTGCCCTACCACCCGTAGCCGGCTCGCCGGAAGGTCAGTGGCAAGCCGTGGATGAACCTCAATCCACCTGCGCCACCACGAAAATCCGGCGGAACGGGAAGAACGTCGTGCCGTCGACACGTCTGGGGTAAGCGGCGGCCAGCAGCGGTGTCAACTCCGACCGGAAATCCGCCCAGTCGGCATCGTCCAGCATGCTGCGTATCGGCCGAAGCGCGGTACCGCTGATCCAGTCCAACACGGGGTGCTCTCCGGTCAACACGTGCACGTAGGTGGTCTCCCAGGCGTCGACGGTGCACCCGGCATCGGTGAGCAGGCCCGCGTAACCCGTCGCACCGTCGACCGGATCA from Mycobacterium sp. IDR2000157661 harbors:
- a CDS encoding phosphatase PAP2 family protein is translated as MAPHKRWLTASAVSAVAVYAILWTGLALQWDWLSTLDSAALQMSYERGESRPDWVQAWDVFCTVLGPGALRLFTIVLIVVALVRRKARIAMFLLVSVVLAGLVTEAAKAAADRPRPATAFVSALGTAFPSGHALGVLVAVLALLTVGLPTVRPSLRGWLVALGAAVVVLIGVGRVVLNVHHPSDVLAGWALGYAYFVLCLLTVPPLTRLREADETPAAPGIAP